Within Streptomyces albofaciens JCM 4342, the genomic segment GGCACTCGGCCGGCACGGCACCGTCGTGCACACCGTCCCCGCGGATCTCTCCGCGCCCGATGCCCCCGCCCAAATCGCCGCGCACATCGCAAACCTGACCGACCGGGTCGACACCCTCGTCAACAACGTCGGCACCGCACACTTCGCCTCCCTTGCCGACACCACGGTCGACGAGATGAACACCATGTGGCACCTCAACGTCCAGGTGCCGCTGCTGCTCAGCCAGCAACTCCTGCCCGCCCTCGTGAACGCTCGGGGAAGCATCATCAACATCAGCAGCTACTGGGCCCGCAAAATGGTCGCCGGCCGTCATGCGGCCGCCTACTCCGCCACCCGCGGAGCGCTCAACTCCCTCACCCGGGCGCTGGCCAGTGAACTCGGCCCCCAAGGAGTCCGTGTCAACGCCATCGCGCCCGGCGCCGTCCGCACGCCCAAGTACGAACGCTCCTACCTCGCCCCCATGACCGCAGAAGAACGCACCGCACACGACGAGCAGATCGAGCACTCCTACCCCCTGGGACGCCTGGGCACTGCCCAAGACATCGCCACCGCGGCCGCCTACCTGGCCTCCGCCCAGTGGACCACCGGCACCATCCTCGCCGTCGACGGCGGACTCACCACCCGCTGACTCACCATCCGATGACTTCTGCAAGCTTCCTACCTGGCTCAACGCCGTGAACGACCAGGTCGCGGGCATCGGGCAGATGGACGTGCCGGGCACCCCGCGCGACTCCCCGCACATCCTTGACACGCTGCTGAACCTGGACGCCGGAGTGAAGCCGGAGATGGTGGCCACCGGCAACGCCTCGTACTCCCGTACCCTTCAAGCAGGCTCGATCGGGCACGAGTGGCAGCCCCGGGAAACCGGTGCCGCTACTCGCCCTCGCTGCTAATTAAGAGCTGCGATCAGGATCGCTACAGTACGGGCGTGCAGGTGGGCACCCGGTCGAGCTGTAAGCTGCGCGTCCAGTCAGGAAGGCTGGATGCGACTCGTAGCAGCCTGCCCATCAAAGGGCTCTTCACGACTCCGTCGGCCGGCCTTCCGGACGCCCCGTAACTGCTGATTAAGAGTGGCGACTCGATCGCTCGTACGGACTTGCTGACGGGTGTCCCGACTGTCTGATAGTCGTTGCACCGGTAGCCACGAAGGCTGGGTGCGACTCTCGTACTCCTGCCCGTCATGGGGCTCATGTCGACTCCGTCGGCCAGTCTTCTGGTCACCCGCCATAACTGATTAAGAGCTGCGGCCTCGATCGCTCGTACGGACTTGTTTCAGGGGTGACCTGGCACTTCCTGTTCGTGTTCGATCTGGAGAGGCGAGATGACGCAACGGCCGCCACAGGTATGGGCCGGGATCGACGTAGGGAAAGGGCATCACTGGATCACCGTGGTCAATGCCGATGGCGACCCACTGTGGAACCGCAAGGTGATCAACTCCGAAACCGACATCCTGGGCGTATTCGGTGAGGTTATGGACGCAGCCGACCACGTAACGTGGGCACTTGACCTCGTCGACGGGCCAGCAGCATTGCTGCTGGAGACCCTGGCCAACCATGGGCAGAGGACCCGGTACGTCACCGGGTCAAAGTTCGCAGCGTTCAAGAAGAGCTTCAGCGGCCAGGGCAAGTCCGACTTGAAGGACTCCTACGTCATCGCCGAGTTCGCCCGCTGTCTCCGGCGGCAGACAGTTCCCGTGCCAGCGCCTCCGAGGGTCACCAAGGAACTCTCCCTGATCCTCTCCCACCGCAATGGCCTCTCAGTCGAACGCACCAGAACCATCAACCGCATGAGGGCCATGCTCACCAGCATCTTCCCAGAACTGGAGCGGTCCTTCGACTTCGCCCGATCAGACGGCCCGCTGGTCTTGCTTTCCGGGTACCAGACACCTGGGGCCATTCGGCGGATGGGCGAGAGCAGGCTCACAACCTGGCTCGCCAAGCGCGGTGTGAGAAAAGCGGCAGCCATCGCAGAGAAGGCAGTGACGGCCGCTAAGGCACAGGACTCAGCTATCAATGGAGAGGACCTGGCGGCCGAGCTGGTAGCCGAACTCGCCCAGAAGGTCACGCAGATGAACTTCCGCCTGAAGGAACTGGAAGCCAAGATCAGGGAGATTCTCTCTCAGCATCCCCAGGCTCCTATCGTCCTTTCCATGCCGGGCTTCGGTGAGCTCCTTGCGGCTGAGCTTCTCGCAGCGATCGGTGATATTTCCAGGTTCCCGAGTGCTGGGCGGCTCGCTGTCGCATCAGGAATGGCACCCGTCTCCAGGGACTCCGGTTCGAACACGGGGAACCGCCAGCGCCCTACCCAGTACAGCCGACCCCTTCAACGGGCCTTCTTCATGTCCAGCCAGTCCGCGTGCCTGACCGCGGGGACGTGGGAGCAGGAGATGTACCTGCGCAAGTACCAGGGCTACACGCACGACCGAGGCCGCCACAAGAAGGCCGTCATCGCTGTTGCCCGTCAACGCGTCTCCATCCTGTGGGCCATGCTCAGGGACGGTCGGCTCTATGAGAGGGAGTACAACCCCCGCGAGAAGGCGGCTGGCGAGGCTCAGGCGGCTTGACTTAACTCATTAAGAGTCGATATGGTCTTCGGCCTGTTCTCCCTGCTCGGCTACAACTTCTCCCCGCGCTTCAAGGACCTGGCCGACCAGCGGTTCCGGCGCGCGGAGATGCCCGGCATCACCACCGGCGGCTACGGGCCGCTGGAGGGGTTGGCGCGGGGGACCGCGTGAACCTGAACAAGGTCACGGTGCCGGGCACTTGCACGGGCGCGTGCCCCAGCGTGTCCCAGCCGCTGCGGCGCCAGTCCAGCGCCCCGTCGGGGGCGGTCACCTGCTGGGCGAAGACCCGCTCGCCGACCACGGTGACGCGTACGTCGGCGGCCTTGGGAATCCCGGCCTGGAACAGGTGCGCGGTCACGGCCAGGGAGTGCTCGGCGGCGAACTTGGCCGCGGCCTCGGAGTCGTTGGTCACGTAAGGAACGGAGATCTTGCGGTCTCAGGCCTGCATCGCGGCTTTCGCTGCGATGCAGGGTGCATCGCGAGGAACGCCTTCGGAGGCTCGAACGAGTTCGTCAATGGGCGGGCTCGGAGGAAACCCGGAGTCGGCCCGGCAGGGGCGGGCGTCGGCGCTCAATGCGGGCTGCGTCGGCTCCGGTAGGCCGCGACGCTGGCCCGGTGTGCGCAGGTTCGGGTGCAGTACTGCTTCGAGCCGTTGCGCGAGAGGTCCACGAAGGTGGCCCGGCAGGTCGGCCCGGCACATACGCCGAGACGAGCGGGACCGAGCGTGGCGATCACGGAAGCCAGTGCGCTGAGCGTGGTCGCGGCAAGGTGCGCCGCGCAGCGGTCGGTATCGGACGTCACCTCGGTCCACCAGCGGCTGTCCTCGTGGCGCAGTACCGGGGTGGCGCGGCTGCGGCGCAGACCCTCGTTGATCAGCGCCGCGGCTTCGACCGCGTCCGTGTTCGCCCGTTCGAGCGCCTCACGCACCGTCTCGCGCAACGCGCGGACTTCCGCCAGGTCGGCGCGGGTGAGATGCCGCGGACCGGTACTTCGGTTCGCGGCCGAACGCGGAGGCTCGGCCGCGGGGTGGTCGTCAAGGAAGTCCCGGAGCTGCTCCACGGTCTCCAGCGCGTCCTCTCCCTTGACCGGCCTCAAGGTGTTGGCCAGGTCGACGGCCGTCTGGACCACCAGTGGACTGTAATACGCATCCCGCATTTGACGTGTCTCCTCACTGCTCCGTAGCGTTACACGCAAAGGAGCTTTCGCATGTCACAACATACCCGGCAGGGAACGACACCGCAGACGAGCCCGCCTGGAGGTACTCCGGCACCGGGGCGAACGGACGCCCCGGACGGGCGTCGGCTGGGGCTGACTTTGGGAATGCTGGTGCTGCCGATGTACGTGGCACTGGGAGCACCGTCGGTGGCCTTACCGGCCGTCGGCCGCGCACTCGCGGTGCCGTTCGGGGCCACCGCATGGATTCTCGCCGCGTGGTCGCTGACCTCCGCGCTCGCGATGCCGGTCGCGGGTCGGCTGCTGGTCCGCTGGAGCCCCTTCCAGGTCCTGGTCGCCGGGGTCATGGCGCTCGCCGCGGGCTCCGCGCTCGCCGGAGCCGGGCCGGCACTGTCCGTCGTGATCGTCGGCCGACTGATCGGCGGCGCTGGGGCGGGCGCGACGGTGATCGCCGTCTTTGCCGCGGCCACCGCCCTTCCCCGGCGCCAACGGATCCGCGTCCTGGGAATCATCGCGGCGGCCAGCGCGACGGCGTCGGGGTGCGGGACACTGATCGGCGGGGTGGTGACCGCATGGCTCGGGTGGCGTGCCGTGCTCGCGATCCCGGTCCTCGCGCTGCCCCTTCTGCTGGCCGCACTGCCGAGCAGGCGCGCGCTGACGCGGAGCGGTGGCGGCGAGCGAAACGGCTTGACCGAGCGATTCGACATCGTCGGCGCGGCCGTACTGTCGGTACTCGCCGGCTCCTTGATCACGTTGTTGCAGGCACACTCGGTCGGCCTGCCCGCCCCGGTCACGCTCGTCGTGGCCGCCGCCGGGGCGCTCGCCGCCGTGGGACTGTGGTGGCGCGTGCGCAGCACGCCCGACGGGTTCGTGCCGCGGCGGGTGATCGCATCCCGCGGCTTCCTGGCGGCCGGGCTCATCGGCGGGACCGTCTTCGCCGGCTACTACGGGGTGCTGTTCCGCGCCCCGTCCCTGATCGAGCAGGCCACGGGCGGTGGCCCCCTGGAAGCCGGCGTGCTCCTGGTCCCGGCTGCCGCCTGCTCGGTGCCGGCCGGGCGGCTGGTCGGCACCTTCACCGACCGGTTCACCGGCTGGCAGGTGTCGGCCGGGCTTGCGGCACTCACCGTCATCGGCGTGCTCGTGGTCGCGGTCGCCACCGCGCCGGTCCCGATCGTCCTCGGCACGGCCCTGACCGTGTGCGGGTTCGCC encodes:
- a CDS encoding SDR family NAD(P)-dependent oxidoreductase; its protein translation is MPEHRTTSRFAVVTGGSEGLGLAIAEALARDGADLILIARNRDKLKTAAEALGRHGTVVHTVPADLSAPDAPAQIAAHIANLTDRVDTLVNNVGTAHFASLADTTVDEMNTMWHLNVQVPLLLSQQLLPALVNARGSIINISSYWARKMVAGRHAAAYSATRGALNSLTRALASELGPQGVRVNAIAPGAVRTPKYERSYLAPMTAEERTAHDEQIEHSYPLGRLGTAQDIATAAAYLASAQWTTGTILAVDGGLTTR
- a CDS encoding MFS transporter → MLVLPMYVALGAPSVALPAVGRALAVPFGATAWILAAWSLTSALAMPVAGRLLVRWSPFQVLVAGVMALAAGSALAGAGPALSVVIVGRLIGGAGAGATVIAVFAAATALPRRQRIRVLGIIAAASATASGCGTLIGGVVTAWLGWRAVLAIPVLALPLLLAALPSRRALTRSGGGERNGLTERFDIVGAAVLSVLAGSLITLLQAHSVGLPAPVTLVVAAAGALAAVGLWWRVRSTPDGFVPRRVIASRGFLAAGLIGGTVFAGYYGVLFRAPSLIEQATGGGPLEAGVLLVPAAACSVPAGRLVGTFTDRFTGWQVSAGLAALTVIGVLVVAVATAPVPIVLGTALTVCGFAGAQAVLVSLAPDLVAADDRHTAQGLVNFMNVLGGGIGPAAVAGLSGVVPAPMALAVLAALPLSGLVLSLTRRPTADRRPEPGATRGSPR
- a CDS encoding CGNR zinc finger domain-containing protein, with protein sequence MVQTAVDLANTLRPVKGEDALETVEQLRDFLDDHPAAEPPRSAANRSTGPRHLTRADLAEVRALRETVREALERANTDAVEAAALINEGLRRSRATPVLRHEDSRWWTEVTSDTDRCAAHLAATTLSALASVIATLGPARLGVCAGPTCRATFVDLSRNGSKQYCTRTCAHRASVAAYRSRRSPH
- a CDS encoding IS110 family transposase, translated to MTQRPPQVWAGIDVGKGHHWITVVNADGDPLWNRKVINSETDILGVFGEVMDAADHVTWALDLVDGPAALLLETLANHGQRTRYVTGSKFAAFKKSFSGQGKSDLKDSYVIAEFARCLRRQTVPVPAPPRVTKELSLILSHRNGLSVERTRTINRMRAMLTSIFPELERSFDFARSDGPLVLLSGYQTPGAIRRMGESRLTTWLAKRGVRKAAAIAEKAVTAAKAQDSAINGEDLAAELVAELAQKVTQMNFRLKELEAKIREILSQHPQAPIVLSMPGFGELLAAELLAAIGDISRFPSAGRLAVASGMAPVSRDSGSNTGNRQRPTQYSRPLQRAFFMSSQSACLTAGTWEQEMYLRKYQGYTHDRGRHKKAVIAVARQRVSILWAMLRDGRLYEREYNPREKAAGEAQAA